The following proteins are co-located in the Siansivirga zeaxanthinifaciens CC-SAMT-1 genome:
- the hutH gene encoding histidine ammonia-lyase produces MFAYGIDRLTTDKVTEILNGNLKATLTEYAISKIEECRNKVEVMANSTKAVYGINTGFGPLCDVKISPEETSLLQKNLLITHAVGVGNPIDKELSKIMMICKVHALSRGFSGIRLEVIERIIYFIENDLLPVVPEQGSVGASGDLAPLSHLFLPLIGEGEFWIANEIVPAMQVLKAHNLEPIELAAKEGLALINGTQFILAHAIIGLRKMEYLLDLADVAGAMSLEGYQGSESPFKELLHSIRPFQGNLVVAERMRMLFKNSNNIKSHENCERVQDPYSMRCIPQVHGASRNAFYHLSELAEIEMNSVTDNPIVLSETEAISGGNFHGQPLAMVLDYAALASSELGNISDRRCYLLLEGKFGLPRLLTASGGLNSGFMIPQYTTAALVTENKSLCFPASADSIPTSLGQEDHVSMGSISGRKFNQILGNIEKILAIELMYAAQAMEFRRPNTFSEILEKNFSIIRSKVAKLEEDRILKDDINAMINLVRNRAFIVK; encoded by the coding sequence ATGTTTGCATACGGAATAGACAGACTTACAACAGATAAAGTAACAGAGATTTTAAATGGAAATTTAAAAGCAACGTTAACAGAATATGCCATATCTAAAATTGAAGAATGTAGAAATAAAGTTGAGGTTATGGCAAATTCCACAAAGGCTGTTTATGGCATCAATACAGGTTTTGGACCGCTGTGCGACGTTAAAATTTCGCCAGAAGAAACCAGTTTACTTCAAAAGAATTTACTAATTACCCATGCTGTTGGTGTGGGAAACCCTATCGATAAAGAATTATCAAAAATCATGATGATTTGTAAAGTGCACGCATTAAGTCGTGGATTTTCGGGCATTCGATTAGAGGTTATAGAACGTATTATTTACTTTATAGAAAACGATTTATTACCCGTAGTTCCAGAACAAGGTTCGGTGGGTGCTTCGGGCGATTTAGCACCGTTATCGCATTTGTTTTTGCCATTAATTGGTGAAGGCGAATTTTGGATTGCCAATGAAATTGTTCCGGCCATGCAAGTTTTAAAAGCTCATAATTTAGAGCCTATCGAATTGGCAGCTAAAGAAGGTTTAGCCTTAATAAATGGTACACAATTTATCTTAGCCCATGCTATTATTGGGTTACGAAAAATGGAATATCTGTTAGATTTAGCCGATGTTGCTGGTGCCATGAGTTTAGAGGGCTACCAAGGAAGCGAATCGCCTTTTAAAGAATTACTGCATAGTATTCGTCCGTTTCAAGGCAATTTAGTGGTTGCAGAACGTATGCGTATGTTATTTAAAAATTCTAATAATATTAAATCGCATGAAAATTGCGAGCGTGTTCAAGATCCCTATTCTATGCGTTGTATTCCGCAAGTTCATGGGGCTTCTCGTAATGCTTTTTATCATTTAAGCGAATTAGCAGAAATTGAAATGAACTCGGTTACCGATAACCCAATTGTTTTAAGTGAAACCGAAGCTATTTCTGGTGGTAATTTTCATGGTCAACCTTTGGCTATGGTATTAGATTATGCCGCTTTAGCATCCTCTGAATTGGGAAATATTTCAGACAGACGTTGTTATTTGTTGCTAGAAGGTAAATTTGGATTACCACGTTTACTCACCGCTAGTGGCGGTTTAAATTCCGGATTTATGATTCCACAATACACCACAGCGGCTTTGGTTACCGAAAACAAATCTTTATGTTTTCCTGCTTCAGCCGATAGTATTCCAACCTCATTAGGACAAGAAGACCATGTGTCTATGGGAAGTATTTCTGGTCGTAAATTCAACCAAATACTAGGAAATATCGAAAAAATATTAGCCATAGAACTCATGTATGCGGCTCAGGCTATGGAATTTAGACGACCAAATACCTTTTCAGAAATACTAGAGAAAAACTTCAGTATTATTAGAAGTAAAGTCGCGAAATTAGAAGAAGATCGTATTCTTAAAGATGATATTAATGCGATGATAAATTTAGTTAGAAATAGAGCATTCATTGTAAAATAG